In Crinalium epipsammum PCC 9333, the genomic window GAACGAACCATCGAAGGTTGGGGACCTGATTTTAAAGGTCGCCCAGACTCAGTTTTAGTCACGCTTAGCAAGGAGGACACCATTAATCAAATTCGAGTTTTGGTGAAAGTAGATAATTTACCAGATTATCTAAAATCTTAATTTTTATACGCGAATTGCGTATAATTAAAACTAAAGAAAAACCTCGGCTACCAACCGAGGAAACAACAAAAAGCGATCCTTTATAATGACACATCTAGCCTCTACCATCATTGCCAAACAACCTTTAGCAGAAAAACCGTCTGCTAAAGCCAAGGCTTTGAGTCCTGTAGCTGGATGTGTCTCTACAATTCAACCTCCATCCTGGGCAACTGTAAAAAGACCAATACTGCCACCAAATGCCCCTACCGTTGGGTATCTGTGTGGCGGTGCTGGCATTATGTCAACTGGTTTTGAAGCTGCTGGCATTCGTAGTTTATGGAATATCGATCATGACCCAAGTGACCCAAAACTAAGCAATGCGATCGCCAACATTTACGAACGCAACTTTAGTTCACCAGTTATCCGCCGCACCTTACAGGAGGTTGCCCAAACAGGTTTCGCAGGGTTAGAACGCCCAGACATCCTAGTACTAACTCAATCGTGCAAAAACCTTTCAAAAAGCAATCCTAAGCAGAAAGAAACAGAAGTTGACTCTTCTGTAGCTACTGCTGCAACTAAAGCTATCAAACACTTCCTGCCACAAGTATTTGTTGCTGAAAATGTACCAGAATACATTACCTCACAATCTTGGGAGATTGTTGGAAATACTTTAGAGCAGTTGGGTTACAACACAACAACAGGAATAATCAATGCTGCTGATTACGGAATTGCTCAAGATAGAAAACGATTTATCGCTATCGCGATCCTAAATGCACCTGCTATCGCACTACCTACACCAACAGGTACGAAAACTGGATGGCTCTCTGCTGTAAGCGATTTACTCAAAGATGCCGAAACTGTTCACCCAACAGAAAAGCAACTAACAAAAATTCAAAGATTGTGCGCTAGTTTTCTGGACGAACCACTACTGATCGAGAGGGTAGCGCCTTGGGGACTACCTAATGTCAAATCACCCCTTGCACCATGTTGGACTATTCGCAAGAGTATCTGGCTAGACCAACGGCATTGCAGCCGCAACAACGCTATTAATATTAGGTTCCCTGACGGTAGCTGGAAGAACTTGGGTGTACGCGGTGCTGCTAGGTTGTGTTCGGTTCCAGATTGGTTCCAATTACCTAATGAGGCTTGGAGTGCAGGAAGTGCGATCGGCAATGGTGTTCCTTGTTTACTAGGGCAAGCGATAGCGCAATCAATCAAGCCATTCATCAATCAGATTTTAATATCAGGCGATAACGCCCCTTGCACATCAAATCTTAATGATGCTGCTACAAATTTTTATTTACAAAAAAACACTTACAACACTACAGAGGATAAAACCATGACTGCTACTACTGAAACCTTAGTTGCCAACATTGAAATTGAAACCGTTGTTACCAATGAAGTTACCTCAACCAACCGCAAAGTTAAAACTCCTAAAATCCGTAACCAACATTTATTAGAAAATCCTGAAATAGAAGCCAGCGCAGCATCAGTTATTACTTCTTCATTCGCGACTATCAAAAATAGTTTGTTGGGCATGGTAGAGGAAGGGCGCAAATTGATAGATATCAAAATCTCTATGTATTCAATACATGGTGAAAAATCTGGTGAAAGGAAGTTCAGAAAGTGGTTAAACAGTAGTGATTGGGGTGGATTTGGTAGAAGTTGGGCAGCATCGGCATTAGCACTTGCTGAATGGTGGATGACTTTGCCAAAGCAGGTTCAAGATTGGCTACCCAACAATGTCCAAGGTTGGAGTCAAAAAGCTATTACTAAATTACCTGTAGCCAATGCTATTGGTAAAAACTTCATGATGGCGCTTGTAGCTCGCGGTAAAAAATCAAGTAAAGATTGCGAACGCGCTCTCAACTCCAACAAGCTAGAAATTGGTTCCTACGCTGTTGTAATTGAGAAAGGCGATTGGAAAGGAGAAATCGGTAAAATTGTTGATAAAGCAGAAGATGGAGTAATCACTTTAGAATTTCCTACAGGTGAAACACAACTATTCGCGCCTGAGAAAATTGAAGCGTGGCAAGATAAAGTTCCCAACATAGCTGTTGGTGACAGAATCGTTGTAACAGGCGATCGCGACTGGAATAACTATATAGGTACAGTCGTAGAAAAACGGAATCCAACTGGCTGGTGGGTAGAACTTGATTACGTCAAAAGCAAAAACTTAACAACTAAACACTTCTTCAAAACCAATCAATTAAAAGAATTAGTATCAATCTTTGACGATCCATCGTTACTAGCCCAAGAAAGTCACTGGGAAGAAGTCAATAAATCATACAACTTGTCAGAATCTGACAAAGACAGTGTTAGAGAACAAGCTTTACTACTAGCATCAACAGAAGCAGGTGAGGGTAGTGAGCCATCTGTTACCGTTGGGCATATCAAATCAGTTCTAGACAATTTTGGGTTCCAACCTCAACAACAATTCACGTCTAATGCCAACCCTACCCCTGTATCTGACAACAGTGAAGAAAAAGTTTACACAATCGCTGAACTAGAAGCATTGAAAGCTGAATGGGAGCAACAAATTCGCACTGAACTGTTAATCGGATTAAAAAGTGAATTACGTTCCCAAGTTGAGAGCGAGGTAAAATCTGAATTGACCGCCGCTAAAACTCACGCTGAACAATTAACCAACAAGTATCAAGAAGCACTGAAAACCTTAGAAACAAGCAAAGTAAAGATTCAGCAAGTCGAACAGTTAGAAAGCGAGTTGCAAACAATCAAGGCAGAGAATGAACGCCTAAAACAGTTCATGGCTGACGAAGCT contains:
- a CDS encoding DNA cytosine methyltransferase is translated as MTHLASTIIAKQPLAEKPSAKAKALSPVAGCVSTIQPPSWATVKRPILPPNAPTVGYLCGGAGIMSTGFEAAGIRSLWNIDHDPSDPKLSNAIANIYERNFSSPVIRRTLQEVAQTGFAGLERPDILVLTQSCKNLSKSNPKQKETEVDSSVATAATKAIKHFLPQVFVAENVPEYITSQSWEIVGNTLEQLGYNTTTGIINAADYGIAQDRKRFIAIAILNAPAIALPTPTGTKTGWLSAVSDLLKDAETVHPTEKQLTKIQRLCASFLDEPLLIERVAPWGLPNVKSPLAPCWTIRKSIWLDQRHCSRNNAINIRFPDGSWKNLGVRGAARLCSVPDWFQLPNEAWSAGSAIGNGVPCLLGQAIAQSIKPFINQILISGDNAPCTSNLNDAATNFYLQKNTYNTTEDKTMTATTETLVANIEIETVVTNEVTSTNRKVKTPKIRNQHLLENPEIEASAASVITSSFATIKNSLLGMVEEGRKLIDIKISMYSIHGEKSGERKFRKWLNSSDWGGFGRSWAASALALAEWWMTLPKQVQDWLPNNVQGWSQKAITKLPVANAIGKNFMMALVARGKKSSKDCERALNSNKLEIGSYAVVIEKGDWKGEIGKIVDKAEDGVITLEFPTGETQLFAPEKIEAWQDKVPNIAVGDRIVVTGDRDWNNYIGTVVEKRNPTGWWVELDYVKSKNLTTKHFFKTNQLKELVSIFDDPSLLAQESHWEEVNKSYNLSESDKDSVREQALLLASTEAGEGSEPSVTVGHIKSVLDNFGFQPQQQFTSNANPTPVSDNSEEKVYTIAELEALKAEWEQQIRTELLIGLKSELRSQVESEVKSELTAAKTHAEQLTNKYQEALKTLETSKVKIQQVEQLESELQTIKAENERLKQFMADEAANPSRWEKTFTQEAEKVITTDLESKYSPLVEKLEKMTQTVEQQNIELQQYRQSVDENKQLKQSVEVLQEQLNRQQQLTERFKKASVNAPAPQEVEALTLELGEVGEQAGWTGWTARGYRSRNGERFTGLDAIKAFINDMRSAIAPLEDELVLEF